A window from Culex pipiens pallens isolate TS chromosome 3, TS_CPP_V2, whole genome shotgun sequence encodes these proteins:
- the LOC120419354 gene encoding HEAT repeat-containing protein 5B isoform X2 → MELSHSLTLNEDALKQIPEQKRPVFIFEWLRFLDKVLVAAQKSDIKGCQKKLVEQLTAHIQGSPGPPTRKLIARCLATLFSVGDTFLLFETVNKCNDILKNKDDSPSYLATRLAAICVVGCMYEKLGRMMGRSYEETVQILIKSLKNAESQVRIEIMLTLEKVCAGMGTAISNVHKDIYKAVRYCLTDRVMAVRVAASNCLLEMTKHAPFLYTTELESLASLCFRAFDSCNYEVRCAVAKLLGTLIACTQNGSLKNFTNMTSSASSAKSLRPISLDDALGVLMSGFLRGGVSFLKGTGEIIKGSSGVNREVRVGVTHAYVVFVQTMGGLWFERNLQAFLGHVLDLVANPKAASSHVDAVYSRKCINFILRSVIGKMLGEKAQTSACKELIHIIAKQMNSIDFNPENAKDSNQETLFSQHLLVCALQELGSLVLLLGTTAQILLTDQSLNFIDATCAVLVHPCMAARLAAAWCLRCVCVAVPSQITPLIDRFIEAIEKMRTSPDAISGYSGALAAVLGGVRYSPLGIPHTRGKVIFNTAEELLRTASQNSRLSLNRTQAGWLLIGAIMTLGVPVVKGLLPRMLLLWRNAFPRSTKELESEKARGDAFTWQVTLEGRAGALSVMYSFLLHCPELVTDDITRRLLTPIESALAMLINITSVLKSYGQHLKAPTAMVRLRLYETLSLLPANALESSYTHLLRMLVSEFTLTENPANTTTSLLRQMCHADDSIILGTWLQETDHRTIEDQMEPNRKADGEYLQPNSAAGSGALEHDPCSLYRAVAGANGDQCPGPLPLGVAVIDMSVTLFGLIFPKVANKHRQQMLGHFGECIKHAKSSRQEAVQMNIFTALLSGLKSLTESKAVIGQDDVRKTATELIINALICANPILRCAAGEALGRIAQVVGDSRITAELAQTSFDRLKSARDVVTRTGHSLALGCLHRYVGGMGSSQHLNTSVSILLALAQDGSSPVVQVWSLYALALIADSGGPMFRGYVEPTLSLALKLLLSVPQSHVDVHQCIGRVLSALITTIGPELQGNGTTISTARSSFLCAAAIMQSHSDPLVQAEATGCLQQLHLFAPRHVILSTLVPNLCQNLSSNYLMLRKAAISCLRQLTTREAKEVCEHALTLVSDDDKFALSDYGLPGVLFGMLDTESDVVMIKNIHDTITSMLQILAADNLSQWLSMCKNVLTVASEAALNAGPAEAITVKEEPEDAEDNEADDDNIEFHPEDNQSTHPAVQPRWPTRVFAAECVRKIISTCENASAAHFDLLVAKEMQITKSRGDYLVLHLSDLIRMAFMAATSDSDQLRLEGLKTLQEIIDKFARVPEPEFPGHLLLEQFQAQVGAALRPAFSADTPSHVTAAACEVCSAWIGSGVARDLNDLRRVHQLLVSNLSKLNDKTSSTQLYNESMATLEKLSILKAWGQVYIMAMMGNGTAPASLMLKTLSSSSTNMAPIANELDEEFGDFESRGESLLSLVQPELDNLSTHWLAALKDYALLSLPTEYASQLPHDGGSFYTNDTMNLAKPHYLTSWPPILYAAALWLNAEGFARSEHEASAATEEDKANANDVESIKAIDKMNQNDEISHGSLSADRFHLMFGICMEALCSTRTNEKLDSVIACLQSLYTMFDSKWSRLMLTKNKSLPVELCNVLHRLILTRDSIEVQYLCILILKQTITAANESLEAEKQDKLAEEGATNKTDNGNDENPDIDNLGEGGEEGEILPGKSHVYAAMEVVLCLLARQIPAMNPSQSARVANEQLQRQARNGLFKLSEDNSLLVAIAIQSMSDLTKLCSPTGAVSILPTMLYLTTGVIKEVATKSANDETIIANSSVIQAALQLLKLLATDRYSKHEASCDEWRKLLQSALGKIIDLTKTGSDETKLDEVTMMLAIAVFLLHTPSALVSVPNLQYPCINHFRQGFLNGSPMVRLKCVQTMRSIFVNADLKVSTPYIHALAPRLIETLFDEANRCPQNDVELACILEGITTLEALITLAEPQNRIQMLTLLVPILINYLLEPDQFRARPKQCVQLHEQSLQWLMKIGPKYPHEFKTFMAQSPELRARLESAIKRNQASSQMQAKNKSEAAARASVKEQQKPTIQLKTDFSNFGTTT, encoded by the exons ATGGAACTCTCGCACAGTCTGACCCTGAACGAGGATGCCCTCAAGCAGATCCCGGAGCAGAAGCGGCCGGTGTTTATCTTCGAGTGGCTGCGCTTCCTGGACAAGGTGCTGGTAGCGGCGCAAAAGTCCGACATCAAGGGCTGCCAGAAGAAGCTGGTCGAACAGCTGACCGCGCACATCCAGGGTTCGCCGGGACCGCCAACGAGAAAGCTGATCGCACGATGTCTGGCGACGCTCTTTTCCGTTGGAGATACGTTCCTGCTGTTTGAGACCGTCAACAAGTGCAATGACATCCTTAAGAACAAGGACGATTCGCCGAGTTATCTGGCGACCCGGCTGGCGGCCATCTGCGTCGTCGGCTGCATGTACGAGAAGCTCGGCCGGATGATGGGTCGTTCGTACGAGGAAACCGTACAGATCTTGATCAAATCGTTGAAGAATGCCGAGTCCCAGGTGCGGATCGAGATCATGCTGACGCTGGAGAAGGTCTGCGCCGGAATGGGAACGGCGATCTCGAACGTGCACAAGGACATCTACAAGGCCGTGCGTTACTGTTTGACCGATCGCGTTATGGCTGTACGCGTAGCGGCCTCAAACTGTCTGCTCGAGATGACCAAGCATGCTCCGTTCCTGTACACAACCGAGCTGGAGAGTTTGGCTTCGCTCTGCTTCCGTGCGTTCGATAGCTGCAACTACGAGGTTCGCTGCGCCGTCGCAAAACTGCTCGGGACGTTGATCGCGTGCACGCAGAACGGAAGTCTGAAGAACTTCACCAACATGACATCGTCGGCTTCCAGTGCCAAATCGCTGCGTCCAATTTCGCTGGATGATGCGCTGGGCGTGCTCATGTCCGGCTTCCTACGGGGTGGTGTCTCGTTCCTCAAAGGAACCGGAGAAATCATCAAAGGCAGTTCGGGCGTCAATCGGGAGGTCCGCGTCGGAGTCACGCACGCGTACGTCGTATTCGTCCAAACGATGGGCGGTTTGTGGTTCGAGCGCAACTTGCAAGCCTTCCTGGGGCACGTGCTTGACCTGGTCGCAAATCCCAAAGCCGCCTCGTCCCACGTTGACGCCGTGTACTCCCGGAAGTGTATCAACTTCATCCTACGCTCGGTCATCGGGAAAATGCTCGGCGAGAAGGCGCAAACTTCCGCGTGCAAGGAACTGATCCACATCATAGCCAAACAGATGAACTCGATCGATTTTAACCCCGAGAATGCCAAGGACTCCAACCAGGAAACGCTCTTCAGCCAACATCTGCTCGTTTGTGCGCTGCAAGAACTCGGCAGTTTAGTGCTTCTACTTGGAACTACCGCACAAATCCTCCTTACCGATCAATCGCTCAACTTTATCGACGCGACCTGCGCCGTTCTGGTCCATCCGTGCATGGCAGCTCGCCTGGCCGCGGCCTGGTGCCTCCGCTGCGTTTGCGTCGCCGTGCCCAGCCAGATAACTCCGCTGATTGATCGCTTCATCGAGGCCATCGAAAAGATGCGAACTTCTCCAGATGCCATCTCCGGATACAGCGGTGCCCTGGCGGCCGTCCTGGGTGGTGTCCGTTACTCTCCGCTCGGAATTCCCCACACCCGGGGCAAGGTTATCTTCAACACGGCCGAAGAACTGCTGCGAACCGCGAGTCAAAACAGCCGACTGTCGCTGAACCGAACCCAAGCCGGTTGGCTGCTCATTGGAGCCATTATGACCCTCGGAGTTCCCGTGGTCAAGGGGCTACTGCCGCGAATGCTACTCCTCTGGCGAAACGCCTTCCCCCGTTCAACCAAGGAACTTGAATCGGAAAAGGCACGCGGTGACGCCTTCACCTGGCAGGTGACCCTCGAGGGCAGAGCCGGCGCACTGTCCGTCATGTACAGCTTCCTGCTGCACTGTCCCGAACTCGTCACGGACGACATCACGCGCCGCCTGCTAACTCCGATCGAAAGCGCGCTGGCGATGCTGATCAA CATTACATCCGTGCTCAAAAGCTACGGCCAGCACCTGAAAGCGCCGACGGCCATGGTGCGCCTCCGGCTGTACGAAACCCTCTCGCTGCTCCCGGCGAACGCCCTCGAGTCGTCCTACACGCACCTCCTCCGCATGCTGGTGTCGGAGTTTACGCTGACGGAGAATCCGGCCAACACCACGACGTCGCTGCTGCGCCAGATGTGCCACGCCGACGACTCCATCATTCTCGGCACCTGGCTCCAGGAAACCGACCACCGTACCATCGAGGACCAG ATGGAACCAAATCGGAAAGCCGATGGTGAATAT CTACAACCGAACAGTGCGGCGGGATCCGGAGCGCTGGAGCATGACCCGTGCAGTCTGTACCGTGCGGTGGCCGGTGCCAACGGGGACCAGTGTCCGGGCCCGTTGCCGCTGGGCGTTGCCGTCATCGACATGTCCGTGACGCTGTTCGGGTTGATCTTCCCGAAGGTCGCGAACAAGCACCGCCAGCAGATGTTGGGCCACTTTGGCGAGTGCATCAAGCACGCGAAGAGTTCGCGCCAGGAGGCTGTCCAGATGAACATCTTTACGGCGCTGCTGAGCGGGCTGAAGAGTCTGACCGAGTCCAAGGCGGTTATTGGGCAGGACGATGTGCGGAAGACCGCCACGGAGTTGATTATAAATGCGCTCATTTGTGCGAATCCGATCCTGCGGTGTGCCGCTGGTGAAGCGCTGGGGAGGATCGCCCAGGTCGTGGGAGATTCGCGCATAACGGCAGAGCTGGCACAAACGAGTTTCGATCGGTTAAAGTCGGCGCGGGATGTCGTGACGAGGACGGGACACTCACTGGCGTTGGGCTGTTTGCATCGTTACGTCGGAGGGATGGGATCGTCGCAGCACTTGAACACGAGCGTGTCGATTTTGCTGGCTTTGGCCCAGGACGGAAGCTCGCCGGTGGTGCAGGTTTGGTCGCTGTACGCGCTGGCACTGATTGCCGACTCCGGTGGCCCGATGTTCCGAGGATACGTGGAACCTACGCTGTCGCTGGCGCTGAAGTTGCTTCTGTCTGTGCCACAATCGCACGTGGACGTGCACCAGTGTATTGGCCGCGTTCTGAGCGCACTCATCACCACCATTGGACCGGAATTGCAAGGCAACGGAACTACGATTAGCACAGCTCGGTCTTCGTTCCTGTGCGCCGCCGCGATTATGCAAAGCCACTCGGATCCGTTGGTGCAGGCCGAAGCCACGGGATGTCTGCAGCAGCTGCATCTTTTCGCACCTCGCCACGTAATTTTGTCAACTTTGGTTCCTAATCTGTGTCAGAATCTGAGCAGTAACTATTTGATGCTCCGCAAGGCGGCCATCTCGTGTCTCCGTCAATTAACAACCCGTGAAGCGAAGGAAGTGTGCGAACACGCGTTGACCCTGGTCAGCGACGACGACAAATTCGCCCTCTCGGATTACGGTCTACCGGGAGTGCTGTTTGGAATGCTGGACACCGAGAGTGACGTCGTCATGATCAAAAACATCCACGACACCATCACGTCGATGCTTCAGATTCTGGCCGCCGACAACCTATCCCAGTGGTTGAGCATGTGCAAGAACGTCCTTACGGTGGCATCGGAAGCCGCATTGAATGCAGGTCCAGCCGAGGCCATCACGGTCAAGGAAGAGCCAGAAGACGCGGAAGACAACGAAGCCGACGACGACAACATCGAGTTCCATCCGGAGGATAACCAATCAACCCATCCGGCCGTTCAGCCACGTTGGCCAACGCGCGTGTTTGCTGCCGAGTGCGTCCGCAAGATTATCTCCACCTGTGAAAACGCAAGTGCGGCCCACTTTGACCTGTTGGTCGCGAAGGAAATGCAGATCACGAAATCTCGCGGCGACTACCTGGTGTTGCATCTGTCCGATCTCATCCGGATGGCCTTTATGGCCGCGACCAGCGATTCCGATCAGCTGCGGCTGGAGGGACTCAAGACACTGCAGGAGATTATCGACAAGTTTGCTCGCGTGCCGGAGCCGGAGTTCCCAGGCCACCTGCTGTTGGAGCAATTCCAGGCCCAAGTTGGAGCTGCGTTGAGACCGGCCTTTTCCGCAGATACACCATCCCACGTTACGGCGGCCGCTTGTGAAGTGTGCTCCGCTTGGATCGGATCCGGTGTTGCGCGAGATCTCAACGATTTGCGACGGGTTCACCAGCTGCTGGTGTCGAACTTGAGCAAACTGAACGACAAAACTTCCAGCACTCAGCTGTACAACGAAAGCATGGCCACGCTGGAGAAGCTTAGCATTCTGAAGGCCTGGGGACAAGTGTACATCATGGCCATGATGGGCAACGGAACGGCACCGGCTAGTCTGATGCTGAAAACGCTCTCTTCCTCGTCGACCAACATGGCACCGATTGCAAACGAGCTTGACGAAGAATTTGGCGATTTCGAGAGTCGCGGAGAAAGTCTGCTATCGCTGGTACAACCCGAGCTGGACAACCTTTCAACGCACTGGCTGGCCGCCCTCAAGGACTACGCCCTGCTCTCGCTACCCACGGAATACGCTAGTCAGCTGCCGCACGACGGCGGATCGTTCTACACAAACGACACCATGAATTTGGCCAAACCGCACTACTTGACGTCCTGGCCACCGATCCTGTACGCGGCCGCCCTTTGGCTCAACGCCGAAGGCTTTGCACGGAGCGAGCATGAAGCCTCTGCGGCCACGGAAGAAGACAAGGCGAACGCAAACGACGTTGAAAGCATCAAAGCCATAGACAAGATGAACCAGAATGATGAAATCTCCCACGGCAGTTTGAGCGCCGACCGGTTCCACCTGATGTTCGGCATTTGCATGGAAGCCCTCTGCAGCACAAGAACAAACGAAAAGCTGGACAGTGTGATTGCCTGCCTGCAGTCGCTGTACACAATGTTTGACTCCAAGTGGTCGCGACTGATGCTGACCAAGAACAAGTCGCTTCCCGTTGAGCTGTGTAACGTGCTTCACCGGCTCATTTTGACCCGGGACAGCATCGAGGTGCAGTACCTTTGCATTTTGATCCTCAAACAAACCATCACCGCGGCGAACGAATCTCTGGAAGCGGAAAAGCAGGACAAACTAGCTGAAGAAGGGGCGACCAACAAGACGGACAACGGCAACGATGAAAATCCGGACATTGATAACCTCGGCGAGGGTGGTGAGGAGGGGGAGATCCTGCCAGGGAAGTCACACGTCTACGCGGCGATGGAGGTTGTGTTGTGCCTGCTGGCGCGCCAAATTCCAGCGATGAATCCATCGCAAAGTGCGCGGGTCGCCAACGAACAGCTGCAACGACAGGCGAGAAACGGGCTCTTCAAACTGTCCGAGGACAACAGCCTGCTGGTGGCAATCGCCATCCAGAGTATGTCGGATCTCACGAAACTGTGCTCGCCCACAG GAGCCGTTTCAATCCTACCGACAATGCTGTACCTCACGACCGGTGTCATCAAGGAGGTGGCCACCAAATCCGCCAACGACGAAACGATCATCGCCAACTCCAGCGTCATTCAGGCCGCGTTGCAGCTGCTGAAGCTGCTGGCCACGGATCGCTACAGCAAACACGAAGCGTCCTGTGACGAGTGGCGCAAGCTGCTGCAAAGTGCCCTCGGCAAAATAATCGATCTCACCAAGACGGGTTCGGACGAGACCAAGCTGGACGAGGTGACCATGATGCTGGCGATTGCCGTGTTCCTCCTGCACACGCCGTCGGCGCTGGTGTCGGTGCCGAATCTGCAGTATCCGTGCATCAACCACTTCCGGCAGGGCTTCCTGAACGGGTCGCCGATGGTGCGGCTCAAGTGCGTCCAAACGATGCGGTCGATCTTTGTGAACGCGGACCTGAAGGTGTCCACGCCGTACATTCACGCGCTGGCACCGCGGCTCATCGAGACGCTGTTTGACGAGGCGAACCGTTGCCCGCAGAACGACGTCGAGCTGGCTTGCATTTTGGAGGGCATTACTACGCTGGAGGCGCTGATTACGTTGGCCGAGCCACAGAATC GCATCCAAATGCTCACCCTGCTCGTTCCGATTCTCATCAACTACCTGCTCGAGCCGGACCAGTTCCGGGCCCGGCCGAAGCAGTGCGTCCAGCTGCACGAGCAGTCGCTCCAGTGGCTGATGAAGATCGGTCCCAAGTACCCGCACGAGTTTAAAACCTTCATGGCCCAATCGCCAGAGCTGCGCGCCCGGCTGGAGTCGGCCATCAAGCGCAACCAGGCGAGCAGCCAGATGCAGGCGAAGAACAAGAGCGAAGCGGCGGCCCGCGCCAGCGTCAAGGAGCAGCAGAAGCCCACGATACAGCTCAAGACGGACTTTAGCAACTTTGGCACGACGACCTAA